From the genome of Mixophyes fleayi isolate aMixFle1 chromosome 2, aMixFle1.hap1, whole genome shotgun sequence, one region includes:
- the LOC142139738 gene encoding olfactory receptor 51G2-like, translating into MLPLNSSQIPATFVLMGWSGLEAIYSLISIPICFMFFLSVFGNGLILHVIIQDHKLHQPMYLFLSMLATTDLLFSLFTSPSVLGIFLFQYQSIRSKVCLFQMFFIQSLSIIESSLLLAMAFDRFVAICHPLRYTTILTSSVITKIGWVCAIRGTLIHVPLVTSLQFLPYCNGNVLSHSYCLHQDVMKLACDGTNTFNIMYGLAIILCTVTVDMILIILSYILIIKAVLHVTSEIEQYRLFSTCVSHLCAVFMFYVPLMALSIVRRFGIQVPPVFINLMANTYLFVPPMINPIIYSIKSQQIREGFYQTFYRRMIDL; encoded by the coding sequence ATGTTACCATTGAACAGCAGCCAGATTCCAGCCACGTTCGTCTTGATGGGATGGTCAGGACTGGAAGCCATCTACAGCTTGATCTCTATTCCAATCTGTTTCATGTTTTTCCTTTCTGTTTTTGGCAATGGACTAATTCTTCATGTGATAATACAAGATCACAAACTCCACCAGCCAATGTACCTCTTTCTCTCCATGTTGGCCACAACTGACTTACTCTTTTCACTTTTCACAAGCCCGTCAGTCCTAGGTATTTTTTTGTTCCAGTACCAGAGCATTAGATCTAAAGTATGTCTCTTCCAGATGTTCTTTATTCAATCGCTCTCCATCATAGAGTCCTCACTATTATTAGCTATGGCTTTTGACCGATTTGTGGCCATCTGTCATCCTCTACGATACACAACCATTCTTACCAGTTCTGTAATAACCAAGATTGGTTGGGTTTGTGCCATACGGGGTACTCTAATCCATGTGCCACTAGTGACTAGCCTCCAATTTCTACCATATTGTAATGGTAATGTTCTGTCCCATTCTTACTGCTTGCACCAAGACGTTATGAAGTTGGCATGTGATGGGACTAATACCTTTAACATTATGTATGGTCTTGCAATCATTCTGTGCACAGTTACTGTAGACATGATCCTTATTATCTTATCCTATATCCTGataattaaagctgtgcttcatgtGACTTCAGAAATTGAGCAGTATAGGTTATTTAGCACTTGTGTCTCTCACCTCTGTGCTGTTTTCATGTTCTATGTTCCTCTGATGGCATTATCCATAGTACGCAGATTTGGGATTCAGGTACCTCCAGTCTTTATAAATCTCATGGCCAATACTTACCTGTTTGTTCCACCCATGATAAACCCCATCATTTATAGCATAAAGAGCCAACAAATCCGTGAAGGCTTCTATC